The stretch of DNA TACAGTTATGTACagttatatctatatattaccatccatattaatacatttatgaatCATGCGCGCGGATCAGATTTTTTTGAATCTAATGACGCTAAGTACGTATTTATGTTCATTGAATAGGAGACAATAAAGCATtgttttattcgattttaaGAAGCGGAAAGTACCGTGTAATCTTTCTGCCATGCCCGGCCGCTCGTTACGCAGCTGGCGATAGACATTAAGGGCACTAATGTACAATCTGAAAGAAAATCTTCTCTTTATATTGGATATTAAAACCTTACGgtcatttagaaatttatatgtatatagattttgctaaaaattattttggaattttatgCTTGCAAATATGAACGATTGTTGTAAATATCCTTCGAACTATGCGAACATAGAATTCATAATACTAATGCGTTTATGAATCATTCATTTGATATTCGGAGTCATACAACTTCGGAATACTAACGGAAGTAAATCACGTATTAACTGAACGGTAATTGCATATGCGATTACTTGTGAATGTTGCGGCTGCGTAGAGATCATTAAACTCGATAATCCGGCTTTCACGCGCCGCCCTGAGTGCGAATAATCGCTGTGATTCAATCAGTGAGGTTTATTAGATATTAGCGCTCATTTACGTGGCTCAACAACGAATAATTTGCGTAAAATCATTATCGTTACATTGTTCATTATATCGGTATAACACCACGATGATTATGAGATTTTTCATCGTAAGGTTATCcttttatccatttttatagtttttttcgTGTAAATCAAATCCTTTTCTTTATTCCTGTATTATATCTAGTCAAATTCAAAAAAGCTCGAAATTGCAGCCGCaacgtttttataatttctttggtTCTTGTAGCCTTTTTACCTTTGAtagactatttttttttttttttttttaattaaaatatgcgtTTTTCCGATTTGCCCGTTAACAAGCGTGTACGAGTTTCTTCTAACAAGTGAGCTTGAGAGAACTTACTACAATTTCCTATTAGCCCATATGGATTACTTTATTAGTTATCAAACTCCGTAGTTCCATATCTCGGCACATTTTCCGTGAATGTGCTTGAAACTTTCCTCGTGATAGCGAAGCTTAATCGACAGCTTACTTCGAGACCTCCGGTTATACCCGACAACCTGATTACCACAACAATACGGAACTTTGTACGCCGAGAGTACAACGGCGAAAATTAAGTGCAGCATCCCTTAGATCTTCTCGTCGATCGATCGCTTGAAGAACACTCGAACGGTTTTGCGTCATCGAACGAACAGGTGTAACAGAATTAGAAATCATAGCAATATATAAACGTCACCGAGATTTAATCGCCGGAACCCTTTCCGAAATGAAACTCTAGAACTCTTTGGGAAGGAGAGCCAGAATGCTATCAATTCTCAAAAGTGCGGTGTTAACATCGCAGAAGTGCAAAATCACTTTTTCCGTGAGATAAAACTCTTGAAAAATGGACACCGCAATCGCGCACCGCAAATAAGGCGAATCTTATTACCGTGTCGAAATGGAATCCGGATGAGTTACGGCTCGCTGtgattcgcgcgcgcgaaattcAGCGGATCGATTTGCAAAATACAGTTCGCCGCGCTTACGAATGCCATCGATGCGCACGCATATTTCAAGCGTTGACCGATTTCGCTTTCGACGATGACACAAATCAAGTACGTACGTCCGATTTATGAGTCGGGTTATGCAGAGAGGTTGTGCAGAtcagagagagaaggaaacgTGCTTCCTTTGCCGTTGTGCTGCAacgaaaattaattgcaacacGGAacgtaattatttcaacttggCGCTCTTTCGCTCCACAAAGGTTTAATTAACTACTAAGTTTTATTgtttacaagaatattttatatgaaactcTGAAACTACAAATGTCAtacatatgttatataaaatttttaagaaatgtgTTCTTAACGTCATGGATTTAGCAATACGGTGTCTTTGAGCATTCGCCAACGAAAGTTAATCCGAGGCACATTTATCTGAATATCGATTTTCAATTCTCATGCTTCATCCTTGCTGGAAAAAGCGAGATTTTCGCGAACGTTCTGTGGTTTGTAAGAATCCAGCGGATCTCTTCCCAAATTGCTGGTGACATCTTTGCAAATAACATCGGGTTTGGGTCTGGTAGGGACGCTGATGACTTCAGTCAGCTGTATCGCCGTGGCGAGCCTCAGCGCCTAAAATCAACGATCGATTAGATATATATCATGGTTGTAAAGGACCGCAAAACGCTCATGTTGACGTGCACGCGAAGTGCATAGCCCGTAAATTCGTACGAACGGCGAGCGAGCGTCAACGTCGAGACGGACGTCCGGCATAATTGGATCAATCTGTGTGACGCAGCTTTGGTTCCAAGCCAATTTAATTGCCTGCGCTGTCACACACAGTCCGATCTCGCGCACGCTATTCCcgcgaaaattgaaaatatcgcTCAAAGGTGCAATTTTGCCGCGCGTCGCCCGGTGGTCCTTTCAATCTTACACAAAGAGGATAGTTATCCCATTTACCTTCCGGCAGGTACGCGTCGCCCTATTAGCATGCAGAACAGACCATCTGCATTATCCTTGTTACTTCACTGTTAATATTTGAGTTTTGTACTCTTTAGAAAATGCATTCATATGTCTATACGGCGCGAATTTTGATTGTGAGCTcaagaaaaagtttattttaatttatcagttattgtatcaaaatattaaaatttcgtattttaatcttctacacggagaaaattttatatcaaaaattaccatgtacggtagtagccgcggaccatgaaggaattataaaaatttttactatgttgttcacatgtgaaacatagtgaaaattttcggtccgcaacttcatggtccgcggttaatgccgtacatagtaattttttatataaaattttctccgtgtattcATTAGttgctaaaaattaattttttcgaaaatgggGTGCCAAATGTTTACAGAGgtgttaaatgttaatattgtaaagttctttatttttttcttgataattacttatatttatatatcgttaattgaattgaagaaattttatttgcattaacttaaatatttaattgtcaaaacaattttatttatcatggccgatttataaaattaatttctgattGCTGTGGGGGAATCAGTTCGAGATATATGCTATGGGGCAATCaacaaattaatgataaacaAGATTATGTAAATAGACGGAAACGCATGATGTAATTGCATCCATTCCTTTGATTTCGTCCTAATTCTCTCTGTTTAACTGTCATGTTCGTATGCAGACAACTGCGTGTAACAATCAACGCGCAAATTCATCGCatgtcaattaaataattgacgTTTCACGTGAAAACGCGGCTGAAATTAAAATGAACTGGAATGAAACGCTCAATACTGCGTGTTTTGAAAcagcaataatatattattaagattcAATCTACGTTTAACTAAAATCACATTAGCTTGTTCCAATCTGTTTCGCAGCTAAAGCGAGcctttattttatcacaaactATGAGAATTAAACATGCTGCATGGAAAGTTGCCATGTAGTTCTGTAGCTGACATCGGAAACTCACCGTTCAACGTTATTTAGGAAGTAACGGTTGGTACGAAACGTGCGTTTATACCGCATTCGCTTGTCACGAGCATCATGCCGTATTGTAATGTTACGTGTATATCGAAATAGACACAATGCAACATTTGCTACACATGATTGGCAAAGCCTGCATACTGCATCGGCCAAGCTCAAGCGCGTGCTGATTGTGCACATTGCATTTATATGCGCTATCGCGCTGCGATACAAGGACTGAATAAGATATGTACCAACCAATATGCTATTTTGAAGGACGTAACTTTAATTTACAAAGCTTTAAAATGCAATGGATGCATAAACAAGTTTCATTTGTTAACTTAATTGTCAGatcacattatttaaaattctaatatcaTTCAATACTTGTCAACACCACTGTTTTTTTATCTGTGATTTTCATACAGATTGATTTTGCAATTCAAAGTTAATTTCATCGATGAGTAGTTTCGTCTGTTTTCCAGCATAGAGACAAAATCATTACTTTATCGGCATAGCGATATATTTCTGGTCTAGCGTTATCTCAGTTGCGTTGCATCCGTTTGCGGAAATTGTGAACAGCATCGACAGGAAGCGATCGAATACAGTCCGCTGTAATTCGATCTCGAGACAGCTCAATGCCGAAATGGTTCGACGCCAATTTAATTGGTCACGTCATTATGCGCCATCATCGCGACACCAAGCATGATACATCAAACGCGATTAAAAGAGCGTGAGAGAAAAGTTGTTTGAATCACAAATAGATCGCGTCGACAAAGGAATGAACATTCTATTTCTATCAGATTTGCGTATTATCTGCGATTTTGTTTGATTGACGTTATAATAGGATTGACGATTCTGTTTGCGTCACTTGTTTTGCTTTTCCAACAAATTGACCTTCTCATAGTGGATGTGAATATgggtattaattaatttcgatgTTTAATGGCAATATAACACGTGTTTAGAACTGTTCTGACCTATTGGAATGTATATCCGATTATCGTGGAAAGAGAAATACTACATATTTTGGCTCTTTATTCATACTGCGTATtgaattatgaattatgaattatcTACGCGCGGAATTAATTAATGgtgctttttaaattttcaacgattttataataaatggaaatcttaattttattcttcattttCCACGAGTCCATAATAAAGTggaaatcataattttatcttttatttttgttcgcttacaatattttttaattataagatctatagaattttaaataatttactgattgttaattaaaacaaatagaaagtgttataaatcaatattatcttTGTATGAATCTTATGCATATATTGTATTAGTTATCGTTTcaatacgttttttttttttttacaaatgttagcattttaactgtaaaaaatatatataatggttATATATTGCACGCAATTTaggtaaatttttatgtaaaaggaGACTTACAATGGCCGCAGATTGCGTAAAAATGTCTATTGTTATGGCATACGTATCGCGCTTATCTTGCAAATGGTGACTAGTGCTGTGTGCCATTTTGTATtcattaacttaattacatttcataaaagaatgtggaagagagagaataGAGTTTAAAcgggaaatatttcaaattggcGCAACCGGCATGCAAAAAGCATAcacatattgcaatatatgtataaagcaATTTCAATGGAAGATTAAAAGGTGGTGAAGTGATGCGTTATATTCCAAACGAATAgtatacaatatttcttttttattgttgaacaGTTTGAAAGTCTGAATGCTTTATTCTATTGCACAGGCGAGCCATTTTGAACCTTTCAATCTTACAATGcgcgaaataataaaaaaagacagGCAAACTTCTTTCATTCGTAACAGCTATCTGCTTTAAGTTTCATTCAGATATAATcagaattttacgaaattgcGGACGCTCAATCGTTAAGaatctcattatttttcaaggcCGACCTTGCGGCCGACATCCTTTCGTGAATTCTGAAAATCACCTTTCCCCATGCATTGACGTTTCCTAATTTCCCCTGGGAATTCTACTAGGGGAAAACGTTTAAAGGTGAAAGGTGATAATGAGCTAACGAAAATTCAGGAAATGTCAGCCGCCATTCGCAGCGGATTACATGCCGCTGAACGTGCTACGTCGATTTTGCAATAGGAATTGCGTTTTACATGCCATTTGATTATTTCTATGCTACGCTGGAATCGCGGAAACGCGTTTCGTAGCTACGGTCTTTTGTTGACCTCGTAATACCGCATACCTACGTGCACGCTCGCCGCGGACTGGTATAGCAAAGAGCAGGAAAAACAACACGACAGTTCAAATCCCGTTACCTTTCGCCTGTCCCTGCGGGCGGAGTACAGCACCCAGATAATGTACGAGGCCATTATGACGGCGGGTATGCACACCCCAGCTATGGACCCCGTGGATGCACCCCGTAGAAGCAGATGGTGCAGCGCGAGCAGCATAACCGCGAGAGCAGTCCCGCCTGCGACGTATCTCCCAGTACGACTCCGTTCCTCCTACGACAACAAAAATATCGCATGCGCATCTTTAATGAACGCCTCGCCGTGGACGGACATTATCGCGCATTCGGTTTTTCTGTCGCAAAATGTAGCACAAGCTGCACAGATCGTTTTTATTCGTCGTGACGTATTTCGTTGTGGAAATAAAACTCCGGTGCAAAAATTGTACTGTCACTTTTAAACACAACTTGACCGAGGTAAATATTACACGCGAAATACGAATGCGAAAACGGTCAGTAGGCGATTATGAAAATGATTTCGCAGGAGATTGAACGCTGTTTCAAGCGTCACTTcatccctctctctctctcatattCGTCTAATACGGTTTCGTGCGATTTCTTTCCACTCTTCCGATTGGCAAATATCATACGAGCAATGCTGTAGAAGTTGAAAGGTTTCAATCAACCGCTCGGTGTTCGTatttcaattgaaaaataccGTGAGTATTTTCGTGAGAAGGAACGGAAGATCGCCTGGAATAAACGCGTAGGTAGAAATCTATAtctcaaaagaaaaagaatataacattaatttagaCGAATAAATTACActtgaatttatataatattttatcagcgAGGTTAATCATTAGACGCGCGTATCATATTGAGCGCTTGATTATTTGCCGGTAAACAATTAACGATGACTACCAAACGTGATAAGATCCGCGTTTCGATTTTAGCGCAGCTGTGCGAAACAAATTACGTGCGCCGCTTTGGACATGTTTAGCCCagaattcatttatttaacgtCGCCGGTTTTACGCGGGCAGCATCTGCGAGCGACAAGTGTGCGAAGGACAATCCGAAATAAGCGAGGCGCGAACATTAAATTCTGGCGTGCGATCACGTCGAAAGTGACAGATTCATTTCCATTACGCTCTCCTCGATGCGCAATTTCTCCTGTTTGCTCGCTTCACTTCCCACGCCCCTTCATGCGCGATGCGCTCTCGTGAACTAATTATGcagcaatttatat from Linepithema humile isolate Giens D197 chromosome 2, Lhum_UNIL_v1.0, whole genome shotgun sequence encodes:
- the LOC105678799 gene encoding uncharacterized protein, translated to MPLRTETSSRDILNALAQPEERSRTGRYVAGGTALAVMLLALHHLLLRGASTGSIAGVCIPAVIMASYIIWVLYSARRDRRKALRLATAIQLTEVISVPTRPKPDVICKDVTSNLGRDPLDSYKPQNVRENLAFSSKDEA